A genomic segment from Methanolobus zinderi encodes:
- a CDS encoding histone deacetylase family protein — protein sequence MTEKQGEKGVGESQKNDPDALRQKLNEAISSHFSGGSPKGSAQDSVQNGSLIDIVKDELDESNSSTFNEGQIDEDTGAESEASVVEISVVEKVKTKVETFNGEPEDLNVHDSEAEVNFDTNLFSDAFEEIEYQSVDIEIDEEKGSPVDEDDSRYAQIVQKALKSSTKSRVETVLDPEIMDEETEVMRNVTENKENKTEVLEKETVSDVNVEIKNPFSSEKDISFGTVSKKDSISDSVSPDRDILLKESIVKKYGSKDTKAEILEELKRKQAISSKARNPIGKNQNIFRKTEVINEREKQTPADISLKKSTTDDSDPEIVFLYSEKHLEHDPSSLSIKAHENPERLIKAMWYLEKSGIFKREQCTLTSDFEMATEEDLLRAHDDSYVEFVRSYSSAGGGFLGDSTYMTPGSYDVAKTSAGAAIKAGSLVAEGKYPYAFVMTRPPGHHASRSKYGGFCLFNNVAILARYLQKKKGVGKVMVIDWDAHAGDGTMDIFYEDPTVMLVSLHRDPHGFYPRKGFSKETGEGAGKGYTVNVEMPVGAGDEDYELAFGEVVMPLIKSFAPEFVICSCGFDAYYKEKNIGLSLTSEGFYKMTSMLRSLYKKNFVLMMEGGYHDFNGQLCHSVLSALLGEENPVKDKPEISSFKRNQQKQILAETKKKLEELKEIISLPA from the coding sequence TTGACCGAAAAACAGGGAGAAAAGGGTGTAGGGGAATCACAGAAGAATGATCCGGATGCTCTCAGGCAAAAGTTAAATGAGGCAATATCGTCTCATTTTTCAGGTGGCTCTCCAAAAGGTTCTGCTCAGGACAGCGTGCAGAATGGATCACTGATTGATATTGTAAAAGATGAACTGGATGAGTCTAACAGTTCAACATTTAACGAAGGGCAAATTGATGAGGATACAGGTGCGGAATCCGAAGCATCGGTAGTAGAAATATCTGTAGTTGAAAAAGTTAAAACAAAAGTTGAAACTTTTAATGGAGAACCAGAAGACCTGAATGTTCATGATTCTGAAGCAGAGGTTAATTTTGACACCAATCTGTTTTCAGATGCATTTGAAGAAATTGAATACCAGTCGGTTGACATTGAAATTGATGAGGAAAAAGGCTCACCAGTGGATGAAGATGATTCCAGATATGCGCAGATAGTTCAGAAAGCTTTGAAATCCTCTACGAAATCAAGGGTGGAAACGGTTCTTGATCCTGAAATAATGGATGAAGAAACTGAGGTCATGCGAAATGTCACCGAAAATAAAGAAAACAAAACTGAGGTTTTGGAAAAAGAAACAGTTTCTGATGTCAATGTGGAAATTAAAAATCCGTTTTCCAGTGAAAAGGATATTTCTTTTGGTACTGTTTCAAAAAAGGACTCGATATCAGATTCAGTTTCACCTGACCGGGATATTTTGCTTAAAGAATCTATTGTAAAGAAGTATGGCAGCAAAGACACAAAAGCGGAGATTCTGGAGGAGCTAAAGAGAAAACAGGCGATTAGTTCAAAGGCCAGAAACCCGATTGGTAAAAACCAGAATATCTTTAGAAAAACTGAAGTTATAAATGAAAGAGAAAAGCAAACTCCTGCGGACATTTCTTTGAAGAAAAGCACAACAGATGATTCTGATCCTGAAATTGTATTTCTGTACAGTGAAAAACATCTGGAACATGATCCGTCTTCTCTTTCTATCAAGGCACATGAGAATCCGGAACGTCTGATCAAAGCTATGTGGTATCTTGAAAAAAGCGGTATTTTCAAACGTGAACAGTGTACTCTGACCAGTGATTTTGAGATGGCTACAGAAGAAGATCTTTTAAGGGCTCATGATGACTCATATGTTGAATTTGTGAGGTCTTATTCATCTGCAGGAGGTGGTTTCCTTGGTGATAGCACTTACATGACACCCGGATCATATGATGTTGCGAAGACATCTGCCGGAGCTGCCATTAAGGCAGGTTCTCTTGTGGCTGAAGGTAAATACCCTTATGCATTTGTGATGACCCGGCCTCCGGGACACCATGCAAGCAGAAGCAAATACGGTGGATTCTGTCTCTTTAACAACGTAGCAATCCTTGCCAGATACCTGCAGAAAAAGAAGGGTGTGGGAAAGGTTATGGTCATAGACTGGGACGCACATGCAGGGGATGGGACCATGGATATATTCTATGAGGATCCCACGGTCATGCTTGTATCCCTGCATCGCGACCCGCATGGATTCTATCCCAGAAAAGGTTTCTCAAAAGAAACCGGGGAAGGAGCAGGCAAGGGTTATACGGTAAATGTGGAAATGCCTGTAGGAGCAGGAGATGAGGATTATGAACTTGCTTTTGGAGAAGTTGTTATGCCTCTGATTAAGAGCTTTGCTCCGGAATTTGTTATCTGTTCCTGTGGTTTCGATGCATATTATAAAGAAAAGAACATAGGCCTGAGCCTCACATCAGAGGGCTTTTACAAAATGACATCTATGCTCAGGTCCCTTTATAAGAAAAACTTTGTTCTCATGATGGAAGGGGGCTATCATGACTTTAACGGGCAGTTGTGTCATAGCGTGTTGAGTGCATTGCTTGGTGAAGAAAACCCCGTGAAGGATAAGCCGGAGATTTCCAGTTTCAAAAGAAATCAGCAAAAGCAGATTCTTGCTGAAACAAAAAAGAAGCTCGAAGAACTGAAAGAGATAATATCTTTGCCGGCATGA
- a CDS encoding histone deacetylase family protein, translating to MVHIGLTYNENHDLHDPVLNGFPGPENPDRLNQILDYLAKKDIFNNETCSVYNSDPALLEDILRVHVREYVDLVRSSTKKSARQLGTDTYLCDASFDVLLQAIGCVLKAGSLVAKGNCDHSFALIRPPGHHAGISNSSGFCVFNNSAILARYLQAEHGLEKIVIINIDAHASDGTYSIFSDDSDVLCISVHQDPSTLYPYKCFTKDIGVYPALGFCINMEMPPRSGNSEYAIFFDEFVIEVLEQFDPDIVILECGFDSYYKESLAQLDLTVDGYYHIVSKLAKRWNTVCLLEGGYHDDLGLLVFAVIEGLMGRKTVVDEVDQVDLLASRDTSTRKIFIKKLSKLRMILDPYWEFSVNSRV from the coding sequence ATGGTACACATTGGTCTTACCTATAACGAAAATCATGATCTGCACGATCCAGTTCTAAACGGTTTTCCGGGTCCTGAGAATCCGGACCGCTTGAATCAAATTCTTGATTATCTTGCTAAAAAAGATATTTTTAACAATGAAACCTGCTCTGTGTATAATTCCGACCCTGCTCTGCTAGAAGATATCCTGAGGGTCCATGTCAGAGAATATGTGGATCTTGTACGGTCAAGTACAAAAAAGTCTGCCAGACAGCTTGGCACGGATACATATCTTTGTGATGCTTCCTTTGATGTATTGCTGCAGGCTATAGGTTGTGTTCTCAAAGCAGGTTCACTTGTTGCAAAGGGAAATTGTGATCACTCATTCGCACTAATAAGGCCGCCCGGTCATCATGCCGGGATCTCAAATTCGAGTGGGTTCTGTGTCTTCAATAATTCGGCCATTCTGGCAAGATACCTGCAGGCAGAACACGGGCTGGAAAAGATTGTTATAATCAATATTGATGCGCATGCCTCTGACGGGACATACAGTATTTTTTCTGACGACTCTGATGTACTCTGTATTTCAGTTCATCAGGACCCTTCAACATTGTATCCATATAAATGTTTCACAAAGGATATTGGTGTTTATCCAGCACTTGGTTTTTGTATTAACATGGAAATGCCTCCGCGGTCTGGGAATTCTGAATATGCAATATTCTTTGATGAATTTGTAATTGAAGTACTGGAACAGTTCGATCCTGATATAGTTATCCTTGAATGTGGTTTTGACTCATATTACAAGGAATCACTTGCACAGCTTGATCTTACAGTCGATGGTTACTATCACATTGTTTCAAAGCTGGCAAAAAGGTGGAATACTGTCTGTCTTCTGGAAGGGGGCTATCATGATGATCTGGGCCTGCTTGTATTTGCAGTTATCGAAGGGCTTATGGGCAGGAAGACCGTAGTTGATGAGGTGGACCAGGTTGATCTTCTGGCAAGCAGGGATACCAGCACTAGAAAAATTTTTATAAAAAAGCTTTCTAAATTAAGAATGATACTTGATCCCTACTGGGAATTCAGTGTCAACTCCAGGGTGTGA
- a CDS encoding GNAT family N-acetyltransferase, with product MIEIARTDDGLTFCILEYSSELDKLRIGDFEYFKKHLGMADYTANFRSWLKRPSVFLMLIIFHGKIVGWTMNEKWNKPSADGRPVFVLRAIEISPGLSRKGHGKDLFVMVSRFLPGHMITKPVNASARAFFESLGFILPDIHSPVNLNDHPGYLILSEERKPSLKSIIMDRFNANILSARQKKFPKELIVENPGEQQDGSADMEGSPDDGVTQERADSEAEDSSEDNDSQAAEDLPVQDRIVNDTEGEFKGDQKMMTPCKCGAYSAGKFLQEGSRCGTAFVCLQCGTERYFLPLKK from the coding sequence ATGATCGAGATTGCAAGAACTGACGATGGCTTAACTTTCTGCATTCTGGAATACTCTTCTGAACTTGACAAGTTGAGGATCGGTGATTTTGAATATTTTAAGAAACATCTTGGAATGGCGGACTATACAGCAAATTTCAGGAGCTGGCTTAAAAGACCTTCTGTTTTCTTAATGCTAATCATCTTTCATGGAAAAATCGTAGGCTGGACCATGAACGAGAAATGGAACAAACCATCTGCCGATGGCAGACCTGTCTTTGTACTAAGAGCCATCGAGATCTCCCCCGGACTTTCCCGAAAGGGTCATGGAAAAGATCTCTTTGTTATGGTTTCCCGCTTCCTTCCCGGCCATATGATTACAAAACCGGTCAATGCAAGTGCTCGTGCATTCTTTGAATCCCTTGGCTTTATTCTGCCTGATATCCATAGTCCGGTAAACCTGAATGATCATCCCGGTTACCTGATACTGTCCGAAGAGAGGAAGCCTTCTCTTAAATCAATTATTATGGACAGATTCAACGCAAATATCCTCTCTGCCAGGCAGAAGAAGTTCCCAAAAGAGCTCATTGTTGAAAACCCGGGCGAACAACAGGATGGATCTGCTGATATGGAGGGATCACCGGATGATGGAGTTACTCAGGAAAGGGCTGACTCTGAAGCAGAGGACAGTTCTGAAGATAATGATTCTCAGGCTGCTGAAGATCTCCCTGTACAGGATCGGATAGTAAACGATACGGAAGGAGAGTTCAAAGGTGATCAGAAAATGATGACTCCATGCAAATGCGGTGCTTATTCTGCAGGAAAGTTCCTTCAGGAAGGTTCCAGGTGCGGAACCGCCTTTGTCTGCCTGCAGTGTGGTACTGAGCGCTATTTCCTTCCGTTGAAGAAATAA
- a CDS encoding V4R domain-containing protein, whose amino-acid sequence MKLFNESGLGSMQLISYAPMNYIFAVPNNPICNCYPALNNQKVCVATTDALHRFFTEELELECSVEETECIKNGDPVCKFKVALQPISAYQIMLDEQDKMILSGVRPPVDQNELIERVKALTVYKLLDNGKLSEIGNAYMQFAGNMKVQEKIFDPPWKKEEEIAAVASKHSTFGSAFGEMAQKIQDTPAEKAPPATSTAKEENPKLQEEAKKTDSFAELMAKMKKNQEA is encoded by the coding sequence ATGAAGCTGTTCAATGAGAGCGGACTCGGGTCAATGCAACTTATTTCGTATGCGCCCATGAATTATATTTTCGCTGTTCCGAATAACCCCATATGCAACTGTTATCCTGCTTTGAACAACCAGAAAGTATGTGTTGCCACCACCGATGCACTGCACAGGTTCTTTACCGAGGAACTTGAACTTGAATGTTCCGTGGAAGAGACCGAGTGTATAAAGAACGGTGATCCTGTATGCAAGTTCAAGGTAGCCCTGCAGCCTATATCAGCCTACCAGATAATGCTGGATGAGCAGGACAAGATGATCTTATCGGGAGTCCGACCTCCAGTGGACCAGAACGAGCTTATTGAAAGGGTCAAGGCGCTGACAGTGTACAAATTGCTGGATAACGGTAAGCTCTCTGAGATCGGTAATGCTTACATGCAGTTTGCAGGCAACATGAAAGTCCAGGAAAAGATATTCGATCCGCCCTGGAAAAAGGAAGAGGAAATTGCTGCTGTTGCCTCAAAGCACAGTACCTTCGGATCGGCCTTTGGTGAGATGGCTCAGAAGATCCAGGATACTCCGGCGGAAAAGGCTCCGCCTGCAACAAGTACAGCAAAAGAGGAAAATCCCAAATTACAGGAAGAGGCCAAAAAAACGGATAGCTTTGCCGAACTTATGGCTAAAATGAAGAAAAACCAAGAGGCTTGA
- a CDS encoding RAD55 family ATPase: MRPWVWRNWNESGRKNTHGNTTLLVVGSSGTGKSTFAMQYLTYGLEHGENALYISMEEPPEQILREARMLGFNLDKFYEKELFFFHSKGKDFVKLVDEQLPALVEANKNFSVKTRVVIDPLTPLIWAVDDKQEQREIITKLFYTMKQLGPVLITTEEHAAPGETIGEDVLIPIYMSDGAVHLTYRPIGGAFNRALEIVKMRATRHGEEVYPYIFVRGIGVVVRTTPLVSAEDMRKYDDLFDKAIRTAADLGASETVLERLAYVKENWSYPFSPKETLQIFFESQGLTDALTREEIARRKEESAPSDVQLNVDDLSSTETTESAEAVPDEPVEAAEDGEAGDDDEDLIEINDLRELEEMLQ, translated from the coding sequence GTGAGACCATGGGTCTGGAGGAATTGGAATGAATCAGGAAGAAAGAATACCCACGGGAATACTACACTGCTCGTTGTTGGTTCAAGTGGTACGGGAAAATCCACGTTCGCAATGCAGTATCTCACCTACGGTCTGGAACATGGCGAGAATGCACTGTACATCAGTATGGAAGAACCACCTGAGCAGATCCTGCGTGAAGCAAGGATGCTTGGTTTCAATCTGGATAAGTTCTATGAAAAAGAGCTTTTCTTCTTCCATTCTAAGGGTAAGGATTTCGTAAAGCTTGTAGATGAACAGTTGCCTGCCCTGGTCGAGGCTAACAAGAACTTCTCGGTAAAGACCCGTGTTGTCATAGACCCTTTGACTCCTCTAATATGGGCGGTTGATGATAAGCAGGAACAGCGTGAGATCATCACCAAACTCTTCTACACCATGAAACAGCTCGGACCGGTCCTGATCACAACTGAGGAACACGCAGCACCCGGTGAGACCATCGGTGAGGATGTGCTTATTCCCATATACATGTCAGACGGCGCAGTGCACCTTACATACCGTCCCATTGGCGGGGCTTTTAACAGGGCGCTTGAGATCGTGAAGATGCGTGCAACAAGACACGGTGAGGAAGTGTATCCATATATCTTTGTGCGTGGCATAGGAGTTGTTGTAAGGACAACGCCTCTCGTATCTGCGGAGGATATGCGCAAGTATGACGATCTATTCGATAAGGCCATCAGAACAGCAGCAGATCTGGGAGCAAGTGAAACGGTGCTGGAACGCCTTGCATATGTAAAGGAGAACTGGTCATATCCTTTCTCCCCGAAGGAAACACTGCAGATATTCTTTGAATCCCAGGGACTTACCGATGCACTCACAAGAGAGGAGATTGCCCGCAGAAAGGAGGAGAGCGCACCATCGGATGTGCAACTTAACGTAGATGATCTATCCTCTACGGAGACAACGGAATCTGCTGAAGCCGTTCCTGATGAACCTGTGGAAGCGGCTGAAGATGGTGAAGCCGGGGACGATGACGAGGATCTGATAGAGATCAACGATCTGCGTGAGCTGGAAGAAATGTTACAGTGA
- a CDS encoding GNAT family N-acetyltransferase: MSVKNMSVLHRAGNVSYGLLGSESAVDDLVIEVGRTGLSGFNYFHKKFGMPYEFLLKRSISSGHALFAATDDNARLLGFARFEKIADEVERIHRGKKNVVKRPVYLLRSIEVHPSFRHIGIGRLLFAIAVESLKSSVITLPDNFQAARFFREKLMFITISENDCTVSARYKDYLLLSYPKARVLLKTIAENYPRMVMPELIDSYESLMFKSNMGKSISRRDLNRFKELLESSTHLVDGKLLKEMNSFLNKFTVKS; encoded by the coding sequence ATGTCTGTTAAAAATATGTCTGTGTTACACCGGGCTGGCAATGTTTCCTACGGATTGCTGGGTTCTGAATCAGCAGTTGATGATCTTGTCATTGAAGTTGGCAGGACAGGTCTATCCGGTTTCAATTATTTCCATAAGAAATTCGGTATGCCTTATGAGTTCCTTCTTAAAAGGTCTATCAGCTCGGGCCATGCCCTCTTTGCAGCCACAGATGACAATGCAAGGCTTTTAGGTTTTGCACGATTCGAAAAGATAGCCGATGAAGTAGAGAGGATACACAGGGGAAAGAAAAATGTTGTGAAGCGCCCTGTATATTTGCTCAGGAGTATAGAGGTCCATCCTTCTTTCAGGCATATAGGAATAGGCAGGTTGCTTTTTGCAATTGCCGTGGAAAGTCTGAAATCCAGTGTAATAACATTGCCGGATAATTTCCAGGCTGCCCGTTTCTTCAGAGAGAAACTCATGTTTATAACGATCAGTGAGAACGACTGCACGGTTTCTGCGCGCTATAAGGATTACCTGCTTCTGTCATATCCCAAAGCAAGGGTTCTTCTGAAAACCATTGCAGAGAACTATCCTCGCATGGTAATGCCTGAGCTTATAGATTCCTATGAGTCACTGATGTTCAAGTCGAATATGGGAAAAAGCATAAGCAGAAGAGATCTTAACAGGTTTAAAGAACTGCTGGAAAGCTCAACTCATCTTGTCGATGGAAAGCTCTTGAAGGAAATGAATTCATTTTTAAATAAATTTACTGTAAAATCCTAG
- a CDS encoding RAD55 family ATPase — translation MRSSSFIQGLDEVLCGGFIRPSVTLVAGSAGCGKTNICFQSLFEAAKRGENCVYVSLLSESRSKIIRSLSSFDFFSEDVINTGKLRICSISADTIAEGDFSIFEYIREHVLNYSPSRVVIDPITILSEIDSTFEEKQLRSCELRTFVNNLFYEFEERDILLLVTGEIPEESIASSTWSYMVDTILELKRKKENTNIHRYLEVIKTRGSDFVAGEHSFRIESCGINMI, via the coding sequence ATGAGAAGTTCATCTTTTATACAGGGACTTGATGAGGTTCTCTGCGGAGGGTTTATTCGTCCTTCCGTGACCCTTGTTGCAGGAAGTGCAGGGTGCGGGAAGACAAATATCTGTTTCCAGTCACTTTTCGAAGCTGCAAAGCGTGGAGAGAACTGCGTATACGTATCCCTGCTTTCAGAATCCAGATCAAAGATCATACGTTCACTCTCATCCTTTGATTTTTTCAGTGAGGATGTTATAAATACAGGAAAACTCCGAATCTGTTCCATCAGTGCGGATACCATCGCAGAAGGCGATTTTTCAATATTTGAATACATACGGGAGCACGTACTCAACTATTCCCCTTCAAGGGTTGTCATTGATCCGATAACGATACTTTCCGAGATTGACAGCACCTTTGAAGAAAAACAGCTGAGAAGTTGTGAACTTCGTACCTTTGTCAACAATCTGTTCTACGAATTCGAAGAAAGAGATATACTCCTGCTTGTAACAGGAGAGATCCCTGAAGAGTCCATCGCTTCCAGTACATGGTCTTACATGGTTGACACTATCCTTGAGCTAAAGAGAAAAAAGGAAAATACGAACATACACCGCTATCTCGAAGTGATCAAAACAAGGGGAAGCGACTTTGTTGCAGGAGAGCACTCATTCCGGATCGAGTCTTGTGGAATTAATATGATATAA
- a CDS encoding MinD/ParA family ATP-binding protein yields MLLSFHSYKGGTGKTTLVGNLGVLLARDGSKVCIVDTDVNGPGLHSLFDIKYDLTLIDFLQGRCRAQDVVYKHDHEGIELYIVPTRACEEDISSLFNTPGEAREKMSELIKVLQRDLSIEHLLFDCSPGINRSSLLTMNLVDKATIICTVDVQDIRGTYILSSMAEKLGTRANLLFNRTPGDKQKEIDEVIKDFSNKLGTDLLGSIAFDDYVARAWSRKLVMEEDPECDYCLQLRSIAEKLV; encoded by the coding sequence ATGCTGTTGAGTTTCCATTCATATAAAGGCGGTACTGGAAAGACCACTCTCGTGGGAAACCTGGGAGTGCTGCTTGCCAGAGATGGCAGCAAGGTATGTATTGTGGACACTGATGTAAACGGTCCGGGTCTTCACTCCCTTTTTGATATCAAATATGACCTGACGCTGATCGATTTTCTGCAGGGCAGATGCAGGGCACAGGATGTAGTCTACAAACACGATCATGAGGGTATTGAGCTCTATATAGTGCCCACAAGGGCCTGCGAAGAAGATATCTCTTCATTGTTCAACACACCCGGTGAGGCAAGGGAAAAGATGTCCGAGCTTATCAAAGTTCTCCAGAGGGATCTCAGTATTGAGCACTTACTGTTTGACTGCAGTCCGGGTATTAATCGCTCAAGCCTTCTGACCATGAACCTTGTTGACAAGGCTACTATCATCTGCACCGTTGATGTGCAGGATATCAGAGGGACATACATACTTTCCAGCATGGCTGAAAAACTGGGTACAAGGGCCAATTTGCTCTTTAACAGAACGCCCGGGGATAAGCAAAAGGAAATAGATGAAGTGATAAAGGACTTCAGCAACAAACTTGGGACTGACCTGCTTGGTTCAATAGCCTTCGATGACTACGTTGCACGTGCCTGGTCGAGAAAGCTTGTAATGGAAGAAGATCCCGAATGTGATTACTGCTTACAGTTAAGATCAATTGCTGAAAAGCTCGTATGA
- a CDS encoding transcriptional regulator protein: MKDYEVKILDDTDYKFIEALKSLGMSRNVATTLTYLSNVEEASSQEIEMSTGLRQPEVSVAMRQMRERNWIDVHNKKAVGKGRPTKIYKLSAPVEDIIKHYERKIIEDTKTTMDAITKLKNITRKM; the protein is encoded by the coding sequence ATGAAAGACTATGAAGTCAAAATACTGGATGACACAGACTACAAGTTCATTGAAGCTTTGAAGAGTCTGGGCATGTCAAGGAACGTCGCAACAACACTCACCTATCTCTCAAATGTGGAGGAAGCATCCTCACAGGAAATTGAGATGAGTACCGGCCTCAGACAGCCGGAAGTAAGTGTTGCTATGAGACAGATGCGCGAAAGGAACTGGATTGATGTCCACAACAAGAAAGCCGTTGGCAAGGGCAGACCTACAAAGATCTACAAGTTGTCTGCACCTGTTGAAGACATAATCAAGCACTATGAGCGCAAGATCATAGAAGACACAAAAACAACGATGGATGCCATCACAAAACTGAAGAACATCACACGCAAGATGTGA
- a CDS encoding DUF2117 family protein translates to MEIGVVVHGPDIVDSGMAHRIIGLLHDLGNVEARMAGTIGKTAVLDAHMEKIIDINASLKPSECIEEFFHTKDAVFLLNQGKTVDNGRIFGSIVVSNLKDRNRKPLIQIESPSRSGGEIIPWNTASFDLAGKMSDLLGSRLSDIPEIVTPISIEDHGHRITRKIFGVHNGEKILVNGIIVGQAISEDIRIITEDGFITDIKGARVKEHGLEKLHRYDEKKPIDIRKCWIKSGPIRSNNFLVRRHTSALMEKGESSTIDRISSETPVSGIKAVIIDHEAESCFELASGAQVAITVGDDTTEIAGDILYRLKIPIIGITDGDLDGFSHRKHIYPGSVVFRVKEGYDDVVGRMIGSELFQGKNNADFDSITQIKYLVRELINSYIKFSTNY, encoded by the coding sequence ATGGAAATCGGAGTTGTTGTTCACGGGCCGGATATAGTAGATTCCGGTATGGCTCACAGGATCATCGGATTGCTTCATGATCTGGGGAATGTCGAAGCCAGAATGGCAGGTACCATTGGTAAGACTGCAGTTCTTGATGCCCATATGGAAAAGATTATCGATATAAACGCTTCACTCAAACCAAGCGAATGTATTGAAGAGTTCTTTCACACAAAGGATGCCGTCTTTTTGCTCAATCAGGGAAAAACAGTCGATAACGGCCGTATATTTGGCAGTATTGTGGTTTCAAACCTTAAAGACAGAAACAGAAAACCTCTTATCCAGATAGAAAGCCCTTCTAGATCTGGTGGAGAGATCATTCCCTGGAATACTGCATCTTTTGACCTTGCAGGAAAAATGTCTGACCTGCTTGGAAGCCGACTCTCGGATATTCCCGAGATTGTTACGCCCATCAGCATAGAGGATCATGGCCACAGGATAACCAGAAAGATATTTGGAGTTCATAATGGTGAGAAAATACTGGTTAACGGTATTATCGTCGGACAGGCAATATCAGAGGATATACGCATAATCACAGAAGACGGTTTTATAACCGACATAAAAGGAGCACGTGTTAAGGAACATGGCCTGGAAAAGCTCCACAGATATGATGAAAAAAAGCCCATAGACATCAGAAAATGCTGGATAAAAAGCGGGCCCATACGAAGTAACAACTTCCTTGTCCGAAGGCACACATCTGCCCTGATGGAAAAAGGTGAGTCTTCAACCATAGACCGGATTTCTTCAGAAACGCCTGTATCCGGAATTAAAGCTGTGATCATCGACCATGAGGCTGAAAGTTGCTTCGAGCTTGCAAGTGGCGCGCAGGTTGCAATTACCGTGGGAGATGATACCACTGAAATTGCCGGAGATATTCTCTACAGGTTGAAGATACCGATCATAGGGATAACCGACGGGGATCTTGATGGATTTTCCCATAGAAAACACATCTATCCCGGATCTGTTGTTTTCAGGGTCAAGGAAGGGTATGATGATGTTGTGGGAAGGATGATAGGATCAGAGCTGTTCCAAGGGAAGAACAACGCTGACTTTGATTCAATCACACAGATCAAGTACCTTGTCAGGGAATTAATTAACAGTTATATAAAATTCAGTACAAATTATTAA
- a CDS encoding metal-dependent hydrolase yields MSEVRLTWLGHSCFEIASEKKLLIDPFINENPAATVSASDLEPDLIAVTHGHRDHLGDTVEIALSTGCRVVCIHELSQYLKSKGVSTEGMNIGGTIDLDGFSISMTDACHSSSIDESGHSFDGGKAAGFIIRAGDVTVYHAGDTGLFRDMELICELYNPDVALLPIGGRYTMDARDAAHAVGVLRPKIAIPMHYNTYEKIKQDPEIFISCVKSISDTDVVLMGINESISIKV; encoded by the coding sequence ATGAGTGAAGTACGGCTCACCTGGCTGGGTCATTCCTGTTTTGAAATCGCGTCTGAAAAGAAGCTGCTTATCGACCCGTTCATCAATGAAAATCCTGCGGCAACCGTTTCAGCTTCGGATCTTGAACCTGATCTCATTGCTGTAACTCACGGGCACCGTGATCATTTAGGTGATACGGTGGAAATTGCATTGAGTACCGGATGCAGGGTTGTATGTATCCATGAGCTTTCACAGTATCTCAAATCAAAGGGTGTAAGCACTGAAGGAATGAATATAGGCGGCACAATTGACCTGGATGGCTTTTCAATTTCCATGACGGACGCATGTCATTCTTCATCTATAGATGAATCAGGGCATAGCTTTGATGGAGGAAAAGCAGCAGGTTTTATAATTCGTGCGGGAGATGTTACAGTTTATCACGCAGGGGATACTGGACTTTTCAGGGACATGGAACTGATCTGTGAATTATATAATCCCGATGTTGCTTTGCTTCCCATTGGGGGACGTTATACCATGGATGCCCGCGATGCCGCACATGCGGTCGGGGTTTTACGTCCCAAAATAGCAATTCCCATGCATTACAATACTTATGAAAAAATAAAACAGGATCCTGAGATTTTCATATCATGTGTAAAATCAATATCTGATACCGATGTAGTGCTGATGGGAATAAATGAAAGCATATCTATTAAGGTATAA